A DNA window from Camelina sativa cultivar DH55 chromosome 17, Cs, whole genome shotgun sequence contains the following coding sequences:
- the LOC104759079 gene encoding uncharacterized protein LOC104759079 yields the protein MCLPFRPVSKTLSSSSSSTIATRMINCILLSAFICLVYLLISASRLQSKTSIHAYFSSSDQDQSKSLTKINHIVFGLGSSTNSWPARRDYVKLWWDAQKMRGCVFVDQPLSSSENHTDSDLLPPICISQDTSRFRYTWRGGDRNAIRIARCVLETVRLFNASSEEIRWXPNIISRFFLLQNGSNYNSAYNCLDFDSSSSSCSSSFVDRNWALSYGSLPLFNEDSSSSFEFFQRNENYTKKSYSDQQVPMLRPGSLDIPKDSSYSGFNGYETKEDIENVFLNDFDVDEVVLEEYNPNEDLILTDQLIDELTKQNRETTSTKIMSSSSSGMSSVIHKDYNIEALANASSQDYSINQVIGSKAKEETNNLPIFPNALVQLDCGQSQLILTDEMLPWENQIPVERYTPEAREEAKKRYFEKKKKRKFGKQIRYESRKSTADTKRRMKGRFTKAGAEYDYDPCTS from the exons ATGTGTCTTCCATTTCGACCGGTATCcaaaaccctttcttcctcttcttcttcgactatCGCGACGCGTATGATAAATTGCATACTACTTTCCGCATTCATTTGCTTGGTCTACCTCCTCATCTCGGCCTCAAGGCTTCAATCTAAAACCTCTATTCATGCCTACTTCTCATCTTCTGATCAAGATCAATCTAAGAGCCTAACAAAAATCAACCACATCGTCTTTGGGTTAGGCTCAAGCACGAACTCTTGGCCTGCGCGTAGAGATTACGTTAAGCTTTGGTGGGATGCTCAGAAAATGAGAGGCTGCGTCTTCGTTGACCAACCTTTGTCGTCTTCGGAGAACCACACAGATTCTGATCTCCTTCCTCCGATTTGTATTTCCCAAGATACTTCTCGGTTCAG GTACACTTGGAGAGGTGGTGACAGAAACGCGATCCGAATTGCGCGGTGCGTTCTAGAAACTGTCAGGCTATTCAACGCTTCCTCAGAAGAGATAAGATG GNACCCTAATATCATCTcacgtttttttcttcttcaaaacgGTTCCAATTATAATTCGGCATATAATTGTCTTGATTTTGATTCCTCTTCCTCGTCTTGttcatcttcttttgttgatCGCAATTGGGCATTGTCCTATGGTTCCTTACCTCTCTTTAATGAGGACTCGTCATCATCTTTTGAATTCtttcaaagaaatgaaaattatacaaaGAAAAGTTATAGTGATCAACAAGTGCCGATGCTTCGGCCCGGTTCTTTGGACATTCCTAAG GATAGTTCATACTCAGGCTTCAATGGCTACGAAACTAAAGAAGATATAGAAAATGTTTTTCTGAACGATTTTGATGTCGACGAGGTAGTATTAGAAGAATATAACCCCAATGAAGATTTGATCCTAACTGATCAACTAATCGATGAATTAACGAAGCAGAATCGAGAGACCACGTCGACCAAG attatgtcatcttcatcatcgGGTATGTCATCGGTAATACATAAAGATTACAACATTGAAGCTTTGGCTAATGCAAGCTCTCAAGATTACTCTATAAATCAAGTGATTGGTTCAAAAGCAAAGGAAGAGACCAATAATCTTCCAATATTCCCTAACGCTCTTGTTCAACTTGACTGTGGACAATCGCAGTTGATTTTAACCGATGAGATGTTACCATGGGAGAATCAAATACCTGTTGAAAGATATACTCCGGAAGCTCGAGAAGAGGCGAAGAAGAGATATttcgaaaagaagaagaaacgcaA GTTTGGGAAGCAAATTAGATATGAATCTCGAAAATCTACAGCTGATACGAAGAGACGAATGAAAGGAAGATTTACAAAAGCTGGTGCAGAGTATGATTATGACCCATGCACGAGCTAA
- the LOC104754671 gene encoding uncharacterized protein LOC104754671 isoform X2: MCLPFRPVSKTLSSSSSSTIATRMINCILLSAFICLVYLLISASRLQSKTSIHAYFSSSDQDQSKSLTKINHIVFGLGSSTNSWPARRDYVKLWWDAQKMRGCVFVDQPLSSSENHTDSDLLPPICISQDTSRFRYTWRGGDRNAIRIARCVLETVRLFNASSEEIRWYVFGDDDTIFIPENLARTLSKYDHTSWYYIGSNSETYIQNSIFGHDMAFGGGGFALSSSLANVLARNFDSCIERYPHLYGGDSRVHVCVLELGVQLSREPGFHQFDVRGNALGILTSHSTRPLVSLHHMAHIDPIFPNSTTFSAVRHLFSAVEFDPLRIFQLSVCYDRWYSWTISVSWGYTVQIESRHLLLPDALRTQETFRPWGQSGYTFNTREIHPDPCQRPVTFYMEHVSSSRHNGTIRSVYKQAYENCTYDPITSPRKIQEIRVFSKRLDLDIRQLKAPRRQCCDILPTSSTGGKVMEIGLRECKEDELIYMHP, translated from the exons ATGTGTCTTCCATTTCGACCGGTATCcaaaaccctttcttcctcttcttcttcgactatCGCGACGCGTATGATAAATTGCATACTACTTTCCGCATTCATTTGCTTGGTCTACCTCCTCATCTCGGCCTCAAGGCTTCAATCTAAAACCTCTATTCATGCCTACTTCTCATCTTCTGATCAAGATCAATCTAAGAGCCTAACAAAAATCAACCACATCGTCTTTGGGTTAGGCTCAAGCACGAACTCTTGGCCTGCGCGTAGAGATTACGTTAAGCTTTGGTGGGATGCTCAGAAAATGAGAGGCTGCGTCTTCGTTGACCAACCTTTGTCGTCTTCGGAGAACCACACAGATTCTGATCTCCTTCCTCCGATTTGTATTTCCCAAGATACTTCTCGGTTCAG GTACACTTGGAGAGGTGGTGACAGAAACGCGATCCGAATTGCGCGGTGCGTTCTAGAAACTGTCAGGCTATTCAACGCTTCCTCAGAAGAGATAAGATGGTACGTGTTTGGAGACGACGACACAATATTCATCCCAGAAAACCTCGCTCGAACGCTATCCAAATACGACCACACATCATGGTATTACATAGGATCGAACTCAGAGACTTATATTCAGAACTCGATATTCGGACACGACATGGCTTTTGGCGGTGGAGGGTTTGCTTTAAGCAGCTCATTGGCTAATGTTTTAGCTAGAAACTTTGATTCTTGTATCGAACGGTATCCACATTTGTACGGAGGAGACTCTAGGGTTCATGTTTGTGTGCTCGAGCTTGGAGTTCAATTGTCTCGTGAGCCTGGCTTCCATcag TTTGATGTGAGAGGAAATGCATTGGGAATATTGACATCACATTCAACGAGACCGTTGGTGTCACTACACCACATGGCTCACATTGACCCAATCTTTCCAAACTCAACCACTTTCTCCGCCGTCCGCCACCTCTTCTCCGCTGTAGAATTCGACCCTCTCCGTATATTTCAACTTTCCGTTTGCTACGACCGTTGGTACTCTTGGACCATCTCCGTTTCCTGGGGCTATACTGTTCAG ATTGAAAGTAGGCATTTGTTATTACCGGATGCTTTGCGGACACAAGAGACGTTCCGGCCGTGGGGACAATCCGGATACACATTCAACACAAGAGAGATTCATCCTGATCCATGCCAAAGACCTGTCACTTTCTACATGGAACATGTTTCTTCTAGTCGCCATAATGGAACCATTAGAAGTGTTTACAAGCAAGCTTATGAGAATTGCACCTACGATCCCATTACATCGCCTCGCAAAATCCAAGAGATTAGAGTGTTTTCAAAAAGACTCGATCTCGATATCAGACAA TTGAAGGCTCCCAGAAGGCAGTGTTGTGATATATTACCTACTTCTTCCACTGGTGGCAAAGTAATGGAAATTGGACTGCGAGAGTGCAAAGAGGATGAGCTCATCTATATGCATCCCTAG
- the LOC104754671 gene encoding uncharacterized protein LOC104754671 isoform X1, giving the protein MCLPFRPVSKTLSSSSSSTIATRMINCILLSAFICLVYLLISASRLQSKTSIHAYFSSSDQDQSKSLTKINHIVFGLGSSTNSWPARRDYVKLWWDAQKMRGCVFVDQPLSSSENHTDSDLLPPICISQDTSRFRYTWRGGDRNAIRIARCVLETVRLFNASSEEIRWYVFGDDDTIFIPENLARTLSKYDHTSWYYIGSNSETYIQNSIFGHDMAFGGGGFALSSSLANVLARNFDSCIERYPHLYGGDSRVHVCVLELGVQLSREPGFHQQFDVRGNALGILTSHSTRPLVSLHHMAHIDPIFPNSTTFSAVRHLFSAVEFDPLRIFQLSVCYDRWYSWTISVSWGYTVQIESRHLLLPDALRTQETFRPWGQSGYTFNTREIHPDPCQRPVTFYMEHVSSSRHNGTIRSVYKQAYENCTYDPITSPRKIQEIRVFSKRLDLDIRQLKAPRRQCCDILPTSSTGGKVMEIGLRECKEDELIYMHP; this is encoded by the exons ATGTGTCTTCCATTTCGACCGGTATCcaaaaccctttcttcctcttcttcttcgactatCGCGACGCGTATGATAAATTGCATACTACTTTCCGCATTCATTTGCTTGGTCTACCTCCTCATCTCGGCCTCAAGGCTTCAATCTAAAACCTCTATTCATGCCTACTTCTCATCTTCTGATCAAGATCAATCTAAGAGCCTAACAAAAATCAACCACATCGTCTTTGGGTTAGGCTCAAGCACGAACTCTTGGCCTGCGCGTAGAGATTACGTTAAGCTTTGGTGGGATGCTCAGAAAATGAGAGGCTGCGTCTTCGTTGACCAACCTTTGTCGTCTTCGGAGAACCACACAGATTCTGATCTCCTTCCTCCGATTTGTATTTCCCAAGATACTTCTCGGTTCAG GTACACTTGGAGAGGTGGTGACAGAAACGCGATCCGAATTGCGCGGTGCGTTCTAGAAACTGTCAGGCTATTCAACGCTTCCTCAGAAGAGATAAGATGGTACGTGTTTGGAGACGACGACACAATATTCATCCCAGAAAACCTCGCTCGAACGCTATCCAAATACGACCACACATCATGGTATTACATAGGATCGAACTCAGAGACTTATATTCAGAACTCGATATTCGGACACGACATGGCTTTTGGCGGTGGAGGGTTTGCTTTAAGCAGCTCATTGGCTAATGTTTTAGCTAGAAACTTTGATTCTTGTATCGAACGGTATCCACATTTGTACGGAGGAGACTCTAGGGTTCATGTTTGTGTGCTCGAGCTTGGAGTTCAATTGTCTCGTGAGCCTGGCTTCCATcag cagTTTGATGTGAGAGGAAATGCATTGGGAATATTGACATCACATTCAACGAGACCGTTGGTGTCACTACACCACATGGCTCACATTGACCCAATCTTTCCAAACTCAACCACTTTCTCCGCCGTCCGCCACCTCTTCTCCGCTGTAGAATTCGACCCTCTCCGTATATTTCAACTTTCCGTTTGCTACGACCGTTGGTACTCTTGGACCATCTCCGTTTCCTGGGGCTATACTGTTCAG ATTGAAAGTAGGCATTTGTTATTACCGGATGCTTTGCGGACACAAGAGACGTTCCGGCCGTGGGGACAATCCGGATACACATTCAACACAAGAGAGATTCATCCTGATCCATGCCAAAGACCTGTCACTTTCTACATGGAACATGTTTCTTCTAGTCGCCATAATGGAACCATTAGAAGTGTTTACAAGCAAGCTTATGAGAATTGCACCTACGATCCCATTACATCGCCTCGCAAAATCCAAGAGATTAGAGTGTTTTCAAAAAGACTCGATCTCGATATCAGACAA TTGAAGGCTCCCAGAAGGCAGTGTTGTGATATATTACCTACTTCTTCCACTGGTGGCAAAGTAATGGAAATTGGACTGCGAGAGTGCAAAGAGGATGAGCTCATCTATATGCATCCCTAG
- the LOC104754672 gene encoding uncharacterized protein LOC104754672 produces the protein MKETKGCCFYVTIVVCIVLIVGLDIVAGYVGLQADVAQEDVKHHRVWMLECKAPSKRAFVLGIIAMSCLAAAHVIANVIGCSTSNRLPTPGVGVGAITNTIATQFYTICLVLNWVVGIAGAVLLAMGIWSNRESRSKCGFTNKYFLSFGAKVCFVHAISSVIYYVSSVVAN, from the exons atgaaagagaCGAAAGGATGCTGCTTCTACGTTACAATAGTagtttgcattgttttgatCGTGGGCTTAGACATCGTCGCTGGTTACGTCGGATTACAAGCCGATGTTGCCCAAGAAGAT GTGAAGCACCATAGGGTGTGGATGCTCGAGTGTAAAGCTCCAAGCAAAAGAGCTTTTGTGTTAGGGATTATAGCAATGTCATGTTTGGCAGCAGCTCATGTCATTGCCAATGTGATCGGATGCTCTACCTCCAATCGATTACCAACACCCGGCGTCGGCGTCGGCGCCATAACTAATACGATCGCTACACAGTTCTACACAATATGCCTTGTTCTCAACTG GGTCGTAGGAATCGCTGGAGCGGTGTTACTTGCGATGGGGATATGGTCGAACAGAGAGTCAAGATCAAAATGTGGAttcacaaacaaatattttctatcttttGGAGCCAAAGTGTGTTTCGTTCATGCCATTTCCTCTGTCATTTATTACGTATCGTCTGTCGTAGCTAATTAA
- the LOC104754670 gene encoding traB domain-containing protein gives MTIEATTTQSPSSETEVHSGEDFVHIDDPRPTGDISLSDSIVNVDKDELLDDEEAAAAAAEEEGFNKDSDSVVSGGDGDGIGGGDAGESSSETVKAELPDELAQSVVILTCESTADGGSCDVYLVGTAHVSKQSCLEVEAIISFLKPEVVFVELCSSRLSVLKPQTLKIPTMSDMIESWKQKQNTFGILYGWFLAKIASHLEVFPGAEFRVAYEEAIKYGGKVILGDRPVQITLKRTWAKMPLWHKVKFLYSIMFQAVFLPSAEELEKMLKDMNDVDMLTLVIQEMSKEFPTLMDTIVHERDQYMASSLLRVASEHSSVVAVIGKGHINGIKKNWKQPITMNDLMEIPSDKSVFTVKRIISSVAMAVAGTAIVSGILLARRR, from the exons ATGACGATAGAGGCGACGACGACGCAATCACCGTCTTCGGAGACGGAGGTTCACTCTGGCGAGGACTTCGTTCACATCGACGACCCTAGACCTACCGGCGATATCTCCTTAAGCGACAGCATAGTTAATGTGGACAAGGATGAACTGCTCGACGACGAAGAAGCGGCGGCGGCAGCGGCAGAGGAGGAGGGATTTAATAAAGACTCTGATTCTGTTGTTAGCGGCGGAGATGGAGATGGAATCGGCGGTGGTGATGCCGGCGAGTCTTCATCTGAGACGGTTAAAGCTGAGTTACCTGATGAATTGGCCCAAAGCGTTGTGATTCTGACGTGCGAGTCCACAGCGGATGGTGGATCTTGCGATGTCTACTTGGTCGGTACTGCTCATGTTTCAAAG CAATCCTGTCTTGAAGTTGAAGCAATAATCAGCTTCTTGAAACCAGAG GTTGTCTTCGTGGAGTTGTGTTCAAGCAGATTGTCTGTTCTCAAACCTCAGACTTTGAAG ATTCCAACCATGTCGGACATGATAGAAAGTTGGAAGCAAAAACAGAACACATTCGGAATACTTTATGGATGGTTTCTTGCAAAG ATCGCCAGTCACCTTGAGGTTTTTCCTGGTGCTGAGTTTCGTGTGGCGTATGAAGAAGCAATTAAATACGGCGGCAAGGTGATACTTGGTGATCGTCCTGTACAG ATTACGCTAAAAAGAACATGGGCCAAAATGCCTCTGTGGCACAAGGTAAAGTTTTTATACTCCATAATGTTCCAAGCTGTCTTCTTGCCCAGCGCTGAGGAACTCGAGAAAATG CTGAAAGATATGAACGATGTGGATATGTTGACTTTGGTGATTCAAGAAATGAGCAAGGAATTTCCAACTCTCATGGATACTATAGTGCATGAGCGAGACCA GTACATGGCATCCTCTTTGCTGAGAGTTGCAAGTGAGCATAGTTCGGTTGTGGCAGTAATCGGGAAAGGGCATATTAATGGAATCAAGAAGAACTGGAAGCAACCTATAACG ATGAATGATCTAATGGAGATACCAAGCGACAAGTCAGTGTTTACGGTAAAGAGGATAATATCATCAGTGGCAATGGCAGTTGCTGGGACAGCTATAGTTTCGGGTATACTTCTTgcaagaagaaggtga